In the genome of Triticum urartu cultivar G1812 chromosome 5, Tu2.1, whole genome shotgun sequence, one region contains:
- the LOC125555737 gene encoding uncharacterized protein LOC125555737, with protein MEVDGRGDVLAPSPRPACGKKRPLSPSTPQNDVADSSKSTTSDEDDNPWALSDDEEEDEYHGKYRPFTVDDFPRVSSDDEQTVAVYKNPEISIRGPRPLRRFPAFKPESRHSCDMEYQLADESEISFSNVGTVDCSHKGYCRSMDMVQFVDLKIAGYQHARPGRAKIFGFFAAPDRVEPLRNYVYRRQIENYEAVTVKPKTGMARLPLTSSARGIGIRSRVLFEFKLCICTEDPQEDGPKGDLLIEGCTEFSTMYTTESSIQNRRLYGDKCPLDVKFAALINAVQAFVDVEILRAPDCGLNLNLYAKTSGYEDVIPLYQGVAEAGCKISSVVAVVIRSCVYLRIEGTPKDDGLSQKRLPCGAWEDSFDTCYHGIVDKVVNLDEFTTISVKITWRTLD; from the exons ATGGAGGTAGACGGACGCGGAGATGTATTAGCTCCGTCCCCTCGCCCCGCTTGCGGCAAGAAGCGGCCGCTTTCCCCCTCAACTCCTCAGAACGACGTTGCGGACTCGTCCAAGTCCACCACCAGCGACGAGGACGACAACCCCTGGGCGCTCAGCGACGACGAAGAGGAGGATGAATACCACG GGAAGTACCGCCCTTTTACAGTTGATGATTTCCCAAGGGTTAGCAGTGATGATGAGCAGACAGTTGCCGTGTATAAGAATCCAGAGATTTCTATCCGAGGCCCAAGACCGCTTAGGAGATTTCCAGCATTTAAGCCAGAAAGTCGGCATTCATGTGATATGGAGTATCAACTTGCCGATGAATCTGAAA TCAGTTTCAGCAATGTTGGGACCGTTGATTGCTCACATAAGGGTTATTGCAGATCGATGGACATGGTGCAGTTCGTTGATCTCAAAATCGCTGGCTATCAGCATGCCCGGCCTGGACGTGCCAAAATATTTGGGTTTTTCGCAGCGCCGGATCGGGTCGAACCTTTGCGCAATTATGTCTATAGGCGTCAAATTGAGAATTATGAAGCTGTAACTGTGAAGCCAAAGACG GGTATGGCACGTTTACCACTGACTAGCTCTGCTCGAGGTATTGGCATAAGGAGCCGTGTGCTATTTGAATTCAAACTCTGTATATGTACTGAAGACCCACAGGAAGATGGGCCCAAAGGCGACCTTCTTATTGAAGGATGTACTGAATTCAGCACCATGTACACAACAGAATCATCCATTCAAAATCGGCGTCTTTATGGGGACAAGTGTCCACTAGATGTCAAGTTTGCGGCGCTGATTAATGCAGTCCAGGCATTCGTTGATGTTGAGATACTCCGTGCTCCTGATTGTGGCCTTAATCTGAATCTCTATGCCAAGACCAGTGGTTACGAAGATGTGATTCCTCTCTACCAGGGAGTTGCAGAAGCTGGCTGCAAAATAAGTTCAGTTGTAGCCGTGGTGATACGGAGTTGCGTGTATCTTCGTATCGAAGGGACCCCCAAAGATGACGGACTTTCTCAGAAGCGGCTGCCCTGTGGTGCGTGGGAAGACAGCTTCGACACTTGCTATCATGGAATAGTAGATAA agTGGTGAATCTTGACGAATTTACCACGATTTCGGTGAAGATCACCTGGAGAACCTTGGATTGA